From Vespula vulgaris chromosome 11, iyVesVulg1.1, whole genome shotgun sequence, the proteins below share one genomic window:
- the LOC127067696 gene encoding sodium-coupled monocarboxylate transporter 2-like isoform X3 — protein MLSYLMFENSSEKGHFHWADWLVFAAMLTISAAAGLWHYKSAQQSSVENYLLGGRKLRLWPVSASLIASFISGVTIVGAPAEIYNFGTQYWITVISLLFSGIVVANIYLPVFVTLQLNSAYEYLEIRFNKGVRILISLIFVFDAVLYQSIVVYVPALALNQVSDINTHIIGAILCGVCVFYTVLGGLKAVVWTDMLQVIIMILAMLIVTVLGTWEVGGLSKVWQKAREANRIEFFNFDSSLYTRHTVWSVLIGSWLYSTAYIAVNQTMVQRYTSLRTMKTSKLYMYVCRAIGISIIGIVIFISLCCWCGLVLLAWWSPPKCDPRATGLITADDQLLPAFVMQAAGYLHGIPGLFIAGIFGAALSSLSVGFNSTSVVLLEDFVKSCFGLQPNERCSTILVKSIIIFLGLFALAFVFFIETLGGILVVTNSLAAIAAGISFGVFTLGMLFPWTNSQGAFVGAVVGFLIAGWACFGANISISSGVIVPKKLPVPLDQCPGNISQAFLDQFVHSNEEDVFALYLLSYHWFSGLGTLIVIVVGGIVTWLTGPKDPSYIDRKLLSPVIHRWLPYPKYQNEEWYQSTTEPQSSVNLLLKNLPNKLKQSDTYKKKENQTDVAVS, from the exons atgttATCCTACTTG ATGTTCGAGAACAGTTCAGAAAAAGGACACTTTCATTGGGCTGATTGGCTTGTTTTCGCCGCTATGCTAACTATATCCGCCGCAGCTGGACTTTGGCATTACAAGAGTGCACAACAATCGTCCGTAGAGAATTATTTACTCGGTGGAAGGAAACTCAGACTTTGGCCGGTTTCTGCGTCTCTAATTGCCAG TTTCATATCTGGGGTAACAATAGTTGGAGCTCCTgcagaaatttataattttggcACTCAATATTGGATCACCGTGATATCTTTGCTTTTTTCCGGAATTGTCGTTGCAAATATTTACTTACCTGTTTTTGTAACATTACAATTAAATTCGGCATACGAG TATCTGGAGATAAGATTTAACAAGGGCGttagaattttaatatcgCTGATATTCGTTTTCGATGCC GTTCTCTACCAATCGATAGTAGTCTACGTGCCTGCATTGGCATTAAATCAAG tAAGTGATATCAATACGCATATCATCGGCGCCATTTTATGCGGAGTGTGCGTCTTTTACACAGTTCTT GGTGGCTTAAAAGCAGTAGTTTGGACTGATATGCTTCAAGTTATAATAATGATCCTAGCCATGCTCATCGTGACTGTGTTAGGCACTTGGGAAGTCGGCGGTCTATCCAAAGTATGGCAGAAGGCACGAGAAGCtaatagaatagaattttttaa cTTCGATTCTTCTCTGTACACGAGACACACAGTTTGGAGTGTTCTAATTGGATCTTGGCTATACTCTACGGCGTACATCGCTGTGAATCAGACGATGGTTCAACGGTACACATCACTGAGAACTATGAAGACATCTAAATT atatatgtatgtttgcaGAGCTATAGGGATATCTATTATTGGcatagttatttttatttcgctaTGTTGCTGGTGTGGATTGGTTCTTCTAGCTTGGTGGTCACCACCAAAATGTGATCCAAGAGCTACTGGTTTAATTACGGCCGATGATCAACTACTTCCAGCTTTCGTAATGCAAGCTGCTGGTTACTTGCATGGTATACCTGGTCTCTTCATTGCTGGAATTTTTGGGGCTGCTCTTAG CTCTCTATCAGTAGGATTTAATTCCACTTCTGTAGTTCTTTTAGAAGACTTTGTGAAGAGTTGTTTTGGTCTACAACCGAACGAGCGTTGTTCAACGATTTTagttaaaagtataattatattccttGGTTTATTCGCGTTggcttttgtctttttcatcGAAACATTGGGAGGCATTTTAGTG GTTACGAACAGTTTAGCCGCAATTGCCGCAGGAATTTCCTTTGGAGTCTTCACTCTTGGAATGCTTTTTCCATGGACTAACTCTCAA gGCGCATTCGTAGGTGCTGTTGTGGGATTTTTAATAGCTGGTTGGGCATGTTTCGGAGCAAATATATCGATCAGTTCCGGTGTTATAGTACCAAAGAAGCTTCCGGTACCACTCGATCAGTGTCCGGGAAATATAAGTCAAGCTTTCTTAGATCAATTCGTTCATTCTAA cGAAGAAGATGTGTTTGCTCTTTACTTATTGTCCTATCATTGGTTTTCCGGATTGGGTACGCTGATAGTAATCGTGGTTGGAGGAATAGTCACTTGGTTGACGGGGCCAAAGGATCCTTCTTATATCGATAGAAAGTTGCTGTCTCCGGTAATACACAG ATGGCTACCTTATCCAAAATATCAGAACGAAGAATGGTATCAATCAACGACTGAACCTCAGTCTTCGGTAAaccttttattaaaaaatctaccAAACAAATTGAAACAGAGTGATACATACAAAaag aaAGAGAATCAAACTGACGTAGCAGTTTCTTGA
- the LOC127067696 gene encoding sodium-coupled monocarboxylate transporter 2-like isoform X2 — translation MLFFSLLRIFKMFENSSEKGHFHWADWLVFAAMLTISAAAGLWHYKSAQQSSVENYLLGGRKLRLWPVSASLIASFISGVTIVGAPAEIYNFGTQYWITVISLLFSGIVVANIYLPVFVTLQLNSAYEYLEIRFNKGVRILISLIFVFDAVLYQSIVVYVPALALNQVSDINTHIIGAILCGVCVFYTVLGGLKAVVWTDMLQVIIMILAMLIVTVLGTWEVGGLSKVWQKAREANRIEFFNFDSSLYTRHTVWSVLIGSWLYSTAYIAVNQTMVQRYTSLRTMKTSKLAIGISIIGIVIFISLCCWCGLVLLAWWSPPKCDPRATGLITADDQLLPAFVMQAAGYLHGIPGLFIAGIFGAALSSLSVGFNSTSVVLLEDFVKSCFGLQPNERCSTILVKSIIIFLGLFALAFVFFIETLGGILVVTNSLAAIAAGISFGVFTLGMLFPWTNSQGAFVGAVVGFLIAGWACFGANISISSGVIVPKKLPVPLDQCPGNISQAFLDQFVHSNEEDVFALYLLSYHWFSGLGTLIVIVVGGIVTWLTGPKDPSYIDRKLLSPVIHRWLPYPKYQNEEWYQSTTEPQSSVNLLLKNLPNKLKQSDTYKKKENQTDVAVS, via the exons atgctttttttctctcttttacgaaTTTTCAAGATGTTCGAGAACAGTTCAGAAAAAGGACACTTTCATTGGGCTGATTGGCTTGTTTTCGCCGCTATGCTAACTATATCCGCCGCAGCTGGACTTTGGCATTACAAGAGTGCACAACAATCGTCCGTAGAGAATTATTTACTCGGTGGAAGGAAACTCAGACTTTGGCCGGTTTCTGCGTCTCTAATTGCCAG TTTCATATCTGGGGTAACAATAGTTGGAGCTCCTgcagaaatttataattttggcACTCAATATTGGATCACCGTGATATCTTTGCTTTTTTCCGGAATTGTCGTTGCAAATATTTACTTACCTGTTTTTGTAACATTACAATTAAATTCGGCATACGAG TATCTGGAGATAAGATTTAACAAGGGCGttagaattttaatatcgCTGATATTCGTTTTCGATGCC GTTCTCTACCAATCGATAGTAGTCTACGTGCCTGCATTGGCATTAAATCAAG tAAGTGATATCAATACGCATATCATCGGCGCCATTTTATGCGGAGTGTGCGTCTTTTACACAGTTCTT GGTGGCTTAAAAGCAGTAGTTTGGACTGATATGCTTCAAGTTATAATAATGATCCTAGCCATGCTCATCGTGACTGTGTTAGGCACTTGGGAAGTCGGCGGTCTATCCAAAGTATGGCAGAAGGCACGAGAAGCtaatagaatagaattttttaa cTTCGATTCTTCTCTGTACACGAGACACACAGTTTGGAGTGTTCTAATTGGATCTTGGCTATACTCTACGGCGTACATCGCTGTGAATCAGACGATGGTTCAACGGTACACATCACTGAGAACTATGAAGACATCTAAATT AGCTATAGGGATATCTATTATTGGcatagttatttttatttcgctaTGTTGCTGGTGTGGATTGGTTCTTCTAGCTTGGTGGTCACCACCAAAATGTGATCCAAGAGCTACTGGTTTAATTACGGCCGATGATCAACTACTTCCAGCTTTCGTAATGCAAGCTGCTGGTTACTTGCATGGTATACCTGGTCTCTTCATTGCTGGAATTTTTGGGGCTGCTCTTAG CTCTCTATCAGTAGGATTTAATTCCACTTCTGTAGTTCTTTTAGAAGACTTTGTGAAGAGTTGTTTTGGTCTACAACCGAACGAGCGTTGTTCAACGATTTTagttaaaagtataattatattccttGGTTTATTCGCGTTggcttttgtctttttcatcGAAACATTGGGAGGCATTTTAGTG GTTACGAACAGTTTAGCCGCAATTGCCGCAGGAATTTCCTTTGGAGTCTTCACTCTTGGAATGCTTTTTCCATGGACTAACTCTCAA gGCGCATTCGTAGGTGCTGTTGTGGGATTTTTAATAGCTGGTTGGGCATGTTTCGGAGCAAATATATCGATCAGTTCCGGTGTTATAGTACCAAAGAAGCTTCCGGTACCACTCGATCAGTGTCCGGGAAATATAAGTCAAGCTTTCTTAGATCAATTCGTTCATTCTAA cGAAGAAGATGTGTTTGCTCTTTACTTATTGTCCTATCATTGGTTTTCCGGATTGGGTACGCTGATAGTAATCGTGGTTGGAGGAATAGTCACTTGGTTGACGGGGCCAAAGGATCCTTCTTATATCGATAGAAAGTTGCTGTCTCCGGTAATACACAG ATGGCTACCTTATCCAAAATATCAGAACGAAGAATGGTATCAATCAACGACTGAACCTCAGTCTTCGGTAAaccttttattaaaaaatctaccAAACAAATTGAAACAGAGTGATACATACAAAaag aaAGAGAATCAAACTGACGTAGCAGTTTCTTGA
- the LOC127067696 gene encoding sodium-coupled monocarboxylate transporter 2-like isoform X4, with protein sequence MFENSSEKGHFHWADWLVFAAMLTISAAAGLWHYKSAQQSSVENYLLGGRKLRLWPVSASLIASFISGVTIVGAPAEIYNFGTQYWITVISLLFSGIVVANIYLPVFVTLQLNSAYEYLEIRFNKGVRILISLIFVFDAVLYQSIVVYVPALALNQVSDINTHIIGAILCGVCVFYTVLGGLKAVVWTDMLQVIIMILAMLIVTVLGTWEVGGLSKVWQKAREANRIEFFNFDSSLYTRHTVWSVLIGSWLYSTAYIAVNQTMVQRYTSLRTMKTSKLYMYVCRAIGISIIGIVIFISLCCWCGLVLLAWWSPPKCDPRATGLITADDQLLPAFVMQAAGYLHGIPGLFIAGIFGAALSSLSVGFNSTSVVLLEDFVKSCFGLQPNERCSTILVKSIIIFLGLFALAFVFFIETLGGILVVTNSLAAIAAGISFGVFTLGMLFPWTNSQGAFVGAVVGFLIAGWACFGANISISSGVIVPKKLPVPLDQCPGNISQAFLDQFVHSNEEDVFALYLLSYHWFSGLGTLIVIVVGGIVTWLTGPKDPSYIDRKLLSPVIHRWLPYPKYQNEEWYQSTTEPQSSVNLLLKNLPNKLKQSDTYKKKENQTDVAVS encoded by the exons ATGTTCGAGAACAGTTCAGAAAAAGGACACTTTCATTGGGCTGATTGGCTTGTTTTCGCCGCTATGCTAACTATATCCGCCGCAGCTGGACTTTGGCATTACAAGAGTGCACAACAATCGTCCGTAGAGAATTATTTACTCGGTGGAAGGAAACTCAGACTTTGGCCGGTTTCTGCGTCTCTAATTGCCAG TTTCATATCTGGGGTAACAATAGTTGGAGCTCCTgcagaaatttataattttggcACTCAATATTGGATCACCGTGATATCTTTGCTTTTTTCCGGAATTGTCGTTGCAAATATTTACTTACCTGTTTTTGTAACATTACAATTAAATTCGGCATACGAG TATCTGGAGATAAGATTTAACAAGGGCGttagaattttaatatcgCTGATATTCGTTTTCGATGCC GTTCTCTACCAATCGATAGTAGTCTACGTGCCTGCATTGGCATTAAATCAAG tAAGTGATATCAATACGCATATCATCGGCGCCATTTTATGCGGAGTGTGCGTCTTTTACACAGTTCTT GGTGGCTTAAAAGCAGTAGTTTGGACTGATATGCTTCAAGTTATAATAATGATCCTAGCCATGCTCATCGTGACTGTGTTAGGCACTTGGGAAGTCGGCGGTCTATCCAAAGTATGGCAGAAGGCACGAGAAGCtaatagaatagaattttttaa cTTCGATTCTTCTCTGTACACGAGACACACAGTTTGGAGTGTTCTAATTGGATCTTGGCTATACTCTACGGCGTACATCGCTGTGAATCAGACGATGGTTCAACGGTACACATCACTGAGAACTATGAAGACATCTAAATT atatatgtatgtttgcaGAGCTATAGGGATATCTATTATTGGcatagttatttttatttcgctaTGTTGCTGGTGTGGATTGGTTCTTCTAGCTTGGTGGTCACCACCAAAATGTGATCCAAGAGCTACTGGTTTAATTACGGCCGATGATCAACTACTTCCAGCTTTCGTAATGCAAGCTGCTGGTTACTTGCATGGTATACCTGGTCTCTTCATTGCTGGAATTTTTGGGGCTGCTCTTAG CTCTCTATCAGTAGGATTTAATTCCACTTCTGTAGTTCTTTTAGAAGACTTTGTGAAGAGTTGTTTTGGTCTACAACCGAACGAGCGTTGTTCAACGATTTTagttaaaagtataattatattccttGGTTTATTCGCGTTggcttttgtctttttcatcGAAACATTGGGAGGCATTTTAGTG GTTACGAACAGTTTAGCCGCAATTGCCGCAGGAATTTCCTTTGGAGTCTTCACTCTTGGAATGCTTTTTCCATGGACTAACTCTCAA gGCGCATTCGTAGGTGCTGTTGTGGGATTTTTAATAGCTGGTTGGGCATGTTTCGGAGCAAATATATCGATCAGTTCCGGTGTTATAGTACCAAAGAAGCTTCCGGTACCACTCGATCAGTGTCCGGGAAATATAAGTCAAGCTTTCTTAGATCAATTCGTTCATTCTAA cGAAGAAGATGTGTTTGCTCTTTACTTATTGTCCTATCATTGGTTTTCCGGATTGGGTACGCTGATAGTAATCGTGGTTGGAGGAATAGTCACTTGGTTGACGGGGCCAAAGGATCCTTCTTATATCGATAGAAAGTTGCTGTCTCCGGTAATACACAG ATGGCTACCTTATCCAAAATATCAGAACGAAGAATGGTATCAATCAACGACTGAACCTCAGTCTTCGGTAAaccttttattaaaaaatctaccAAACAAATTGAAACAGAGTGATACATACAAAaag aaAGAGAATCAAACTGACGTAGCAGTTTCTTGA
- the LOC127067696 gene encoding sodium-coupled monocarboxylate transporter 2-like isoform X1, whose protein sequence is MLFFSLLRIFKMFENSSEKGHFHWADWLVFAAMLTISAAAGLWHYKSAQQSSVENYLLGGRKLRLWPVSASLIASFISGVTIVGAPAEIYNFGTQYWITVISLLFSGIVVANIYLPVFVTLQLNSAYEYLEIRFNKGVRILISLIFVFDAVLYQSIVVYVPALALNQVSDINTHIIGAILCGVCVFYTVLGGLKAVVWTDMLQVIIMILAMLIVTVLGTWEVGGLSKVWQKAREANRIEFFNFDSSLYTRHTVWSVLIGSWLYSTAYIAVNQTMVQRYTSLRTMKTSKLYMYVCRAIGISIIGIVIFISLCCWCGLVLLAWWSPPKCDPRATGLITADDQLLPAFVMQAAGYLHGIPGLFIAGIFGAALSSLSVGFNSTSVVLLEDFVKSCFGLQPNERCSTILVKSIIIFLGLFALAFVFFIETLGGILVVTNSLAAIAAGISFGVFTLGMLFPWTNSQGAFVGAVVGFLIAGWACFGANISISSGVIVPKKLPVPLDQCPGNISQAFLDQFVHSNEEDVFALYLLSYHWFSGLGTLIVIVVGGIVTWLTGPKDPSYIDRKLLSPVIHRWLPYPKYQNEEWYQSTTEPQSSVNLLLKNLPNKLKQSDTYKKKENQTDVAVS, encoded by the exons atgctttttttctctcttttacgaaTTTTCAAGATGTTCGAGAACAGTTCAGAAAAAGGACACTTTCATTGGGCTGATTGGCTTGTTTTCGCCGCTATGCTAACTATATCCGCCGCAGCTGGACTTTGGCATTACAAGAGTGCACAACAATCGTCCGTAGAGAATTATTTACTCGGTGGAAGGAAACTCAGACTTTGGCCGGTTTCTGCGTCTCTAATTGCCAG TTTCATATCTGGGGTAACAATAGTTGGAGCTCCTgcagaaatttataattttggcACTCAATATTGGATCACCGTGATATCTTTGCTTTTTTCCGGAATTGTCGTTGCAAATATTTACTTACCTGTTTTTGTAACATTACAATTAAATTCGGCATACGAG TATCTGGAGATAAGATTTAACAAGGGCGttagaattttaatatcgCTGATATTCGTTTTCGATGCC GTTCTCTACCAATCGATAGTAGTCTACGTGCCTGCATTGGCATTAAATCAAG tAAGTGATATCAATACGCATATCATCGGCGCCATTTTATGCGGAGTGTGCGTCTTTTACACAGTTCTT GGTGGCTTAAAAGCAGTAGTTTGGACTGATATGCTTCAAGTTATAATAATGATCCTAGCCATGCTCATCGTGACTGTGTTAGGCACTTGGGAAGTCGGCGGTCTATCCAAAGTATGGCAGAAGGCACGAGAAGCtaatagaatagaattttttaa cTTCGATTCTTCTCTGTACACGAGACACACAGTTTGGAGTGTTCTAATTGGATCTTGGCTATACTCTACGGCGTACATCGCTGTGAATCAGACGATGGTTCAACGGTACACATCACTGAGAACTATGAAGACATCTAAATT atatatgtatgtttgcaGAGCTATAGGGATATCTATTATTGGcatagttatttttatttcgctaTGTTGCTGGTGTGGATTGGTTCTTCTAGCTTGGTGGTCACCACCAAAATGTGATCCAAGAGCTACTGGTTTAATTACGGCCGATGATCAACTACTTCCAGCTTTCGTAATGCAAGCTGCTGGTTACTTGCATGGTATACCTGGTCTCTTCATTGCTGGAATTTTTGGGGCTGCTCTTAG CTCTCTATCAGTAGGATTTAATTCCACTTCTGTAGTTCTTTTAGAAGACTTTGTGAAGAGTTGTTTTGGTCTACAACCGAACGAGCGTTGTTCAACGATTTTagttaaaagtataattatattccttGGTTTATTCGCGTTggcttttgtctttttcatcGAAACATTGGGAGGCATTTTAGTG GTTACGAACAGTTTAGCCGCAATTGCCGCAGGAATTTCCTTTGGAGTCTTCACTCTTGGAATGCTTTTTCCATGGACTAACTCTCAA gGCGCATTCGTAGGTGCTGTTGTGGGATTTTTAATAGCTGGTTGGGCATGTTTCGGAGCAAATATATCGATCAGTTCCGGTGTTATAGTACCAAAGAAGCTTCCGGTACCACTCGATCAGTGTCCGGGAAATATAAGTCAAGCTTTCTTAGATCAATTCGTTCATTCTAA cGAAGAAGATGTGTTTGCTCTTTACTTATTGTCCTATCATTGGTTTTCCGGATTGGGTACGCTGATAGTAATCGTGGTTGGAGGAATAGTCACTTGGTTGACGGGGCCAAAGGATCCTTCTTATATCGATAGAAAGTTGCTGTCTCCGGTAATACACAG ATGGCTACCTTATCCAAAATATCAGAACGAAGAATGGTATCAATCAACGACTGAACCTCAGTCTTCGGTAAaccttttattaaaaaatctaccAAACAAATTGAAACAGAGTGATACATACAAAaag aaAGAGAATCAAACTGACGTAGCAGTTTCTTGA